The following proteins are co-located in the Neomonachus schauinslandi chromosome 8, ASM220157v2, whole genome shotgun sequence genome:
- the TDRD6 gene encoding tudor domain-containing protein 6 isoform X2: protein MCSTPGLPTPGASLVLRVSFVDVHPEVIPVQLWGLVGQRREEYVRLSREIQEAAATRGPWALGGASASPGELCLVQVGLMWHRCRVVSQQAQESRVFLLDEGRTITAGAGSLAPGRSDFFHLPSEVLGCVLAGLVPAGGGGGGEPQHWPSSAVDFLSSLQGKQVHGRVLDVLLLHRLVLLEVPGLFQQMQELGLARQVPDRLFRSLLKRYLTAATVSMGSGAPALPRVPPKQEQPGLDYFYPQLQLGVTEPVVVTQVCHPHRIHCQLRSLSQEIHRLSESMAQIYRGFPGTGDENSTSATWEEREESPDKPGSPCASWGLDGHWYRALLLETFRPQRCAQVLHVDYGRKELVSCSSLRYLLPAYFRMPVVTYPCALYGLWDGGRGWSRSQVGDLKALILGQAVNAKIEFYCSFEHVYYVTLYREDGINLNCVFGVQSCCLADRFLQSQGVEEEEEEQETAFQSQSPAEEVDEEISLPALRSIRLKINAFYDAQVEFVKNPSKFWIRLRKHKSTFSKLMRRMCSFYSSASKLDGIVLKPEPDDLCCVKWKENGYYRAMVTRLDDKSVDVFLVDRGSLENVDWYDVKMLLPQFRRLPILALRCTLADIWPLGKNWSQEAVSFFKKTVLHKELVIHVLDKQDNQYVIEILDESRTGEENISKVIAQAGYAKYQEFETKENIPGNVHSPGHVSSHFTAENDKISPAKKVEVEQKAKSDNKTTSVSEILTDTTVITDIPTGLVVQEKEKRVSVYSSLIQNFLEIKPGSSCKGELKVGSTVEVKVSYVENPGYFWCQLTRNIQGFKTLMCNIQDYCKNTATPYQGTTPACLAKRTVNGKWSRAVISRAQSAEHVKVMFVDYGDKEMVSVKNIYSISEEFLKVKAQAFRCSLYNLIQPTGQNSFAWDEKAIQAFSEFVDNAWEENLELKCTIFALASVQDELFNVVDLLTPFQSACHFLVEKRLARPVKLQKPLEASVQLHSFYYSTHDMKIGSEESVYITHVDDPWTFYCQVGRNASILEQLSCNITQLSKVLLNLKTSPLIPGTLCLAKYTDGNWYRGIIIEKEPNKVFFVDFGNICVVTNKDLLPIPSDAYDVLLLPMQAVKCSLSDIPDHIPEEITTWFQETILDKSLKALVVAKDPDGRLIIELYDDSIQINANINEKLGLLGYKGGTKKKESEALLAATETLEIKKQNMKLSPTEYISKSVENKLRSMEILGESYKSKVTSACKETKILRSSTKTDIVTQYQDSVGNQGNQVCPLTPEKKEESFAEPPLKATKLEATPSERNIGDLYNKDLPLKFSDFPQKIIMPGFKTAVYVSHINDLSDFYVQLTEDEAEITHLSERLNDPRTRPEYYSGPPLQRGDVICAIFPEDSLWYRAVVKEQQPNDLLSVQFIDYGNVSMVHTNKVGKLDLMNALLPGLCIHCSLRGLWVPEILKCKEMMHYFSRRTDEVQIRCEFVKFQGRWEVILVDEHGIIAEDMISRYAFSEKSQVGLSNQIIKSACSKSVNKTDIDTSLFLNWYNPKMKMIRAYATVIDGPEYFWCQFADTEKLQYLEVEVQTAGEQVTDRRSCVPCPHIGDPCIVRYREDGHYYRALITSICDDYLVSVRLVDFGNTEDCVDPKALWNIPSELLVVPMQAFPCCLSGFNISEGVCPQEGNDYFYEIVTEDVLEITILEIKRDVCNIPLAVVDLKSKGESINEKMKKYSKIGISNSDLPYEKKGPEIKGALGSLSPEVGLKKPSSKAGQEKTPYVEPQTDELSERVEKDFNILETKPSKFYAPDTDNIFEAFENPCKDKIGPKVLEGEIECHLVDKAKFDDQYLMTGFNALLPQASETKEILELNSLEVPLSPDDESKEFLELESTELQHSLVGDEEKEELGLGPPIAPLPQGCDPEGTLQPFTVRLPLSCDVEKQLELALPTAQLCLDDRINPVLLRAGQKAQGPTCTEDTRESSCVECFEDQRGSPLHLHGKNRDPNMQTETNIYKEEFIEYNNRDAISSLTLFSEEESRAGRKHHDNALQDHVLAQPEKTYTLKGFTVGSKCVVWSNLRNTWSKCEILEIAEEGTRKRGLEVI, encoded by the exons ATGTGCTCCACGCCCGGGCTGCCCACGCCGGGCGCCTCGCTGGTCCTGCGGGTGTCGTTCGTGGACGTGCACCCTGAGGTGATCCCCGTGCAGCTCTGGGGGCTGGTGGGCCAGCGGCGGGAGGAGTACGTGCGGCTGAGCCGGGAGATTCAGGAAGCGGCGGCCACGCGCGGCCCGTGGGCGCTGGGCGGTGCCTCGGCCTCACCGGGCGAGCTGTGCCTGGTGCAGGTGGGGCTCATGTGGCACCGCTGCCGCGTGGTCAGCCAGCAGGCGCAGGAGAGCCGCGTCTTCCTGCTCGACGAGGGCCGCACCATCACGGCGGGCGCGGGCTCGTTGGCGCCAGGGCGCAGCGACTTCTTCCACCTGCCGTCCGAGGTGCTGGGCTGCGTGTTGGCCGGCCTAGTGCCGGCGGGCGGCGGAGGTGGGGGCGAGCCCCAGCACTGGCCGTCCAGTGCCGTGGACTTCCTCAGCAGCCTGCAGGGCAAGCAGGTGCACGGGCGGGTGCTGGACGTGCTGCTGCTCCATCGCCTGGTCCTTCTGGAGGTGCCCGGGCTGTTCCAGCAGATGCAGGAGCTCGGCCTGGCGCGGCAGGTGCCCGACCGCCTCTTCCGCTCGCTGCTCAAGCGCTACCTAACGGCGGCCACCGTCAGCATGGGCTCCGGGGCCCCGGCCCTCCCGCGCGTCCCTCCCAAGCAGGAGCAGCCTGGCCTGGATTACTTCTACCCGCAGCTGCAGCTGGGCGTGACGGAGCCCGTGGTGGTGACCCAGGTGTGCCACCCCCACCGCATTCACTGCCAGCTCCGGAGCCTCTCGCAGGAGATCCACCGCCTGTCCGAGAGCATGGCCCAGATCTACCGGGGTTTCCCGGGGACGGGGGATGAGAACTCTACCAGTGCcacctgggaggagagggaggagagcccAGACAAGCCTGGCTCTCCGTGTGCATCCTGGGGGTTGGATGGACATTGGTACAGAGCGCTCTTGCTTGAGACTTTTCGGCCCCAGCGCTGTGCCCAAGTGCTCCACGTAGACTATGGAAGGAAGGAGTTAGTGAGTTGTAGTAGCCTCCGCTATTTGCTGCCTGCGTACTTCCGAATGCCCGTGGTGACCTACCCTTGTGCTTTGTATGGACTCTGGGACGGTGGGCGAGGCTGGTCTCGGTCACAGGTCGGTGACCTGAAGGCCCTGATACTGGGCCAGGCAGTGAATGCAAAGATTGAATTTTACTGTTCCTTTGAGCACGTTTATTATGTCACCCTGTACAGAGAAGATGGGATCAATCTGAATTGTGTCTTCGGAGTCCAGTCCTGTTGCTTGGCCGACCGGTTCCTTCAGAGCcagggagtggaggaggaggaggaagaacaagaAACAGCTTTTCAGTCTCAGTCTCCTGCTGAAGAAGTGGATGAAGAGATTTCACTCCCGGCCTTAAGATCTATCAGGTTAAAGATAAATGCCTTCTATGATGCCCAGGTGGAGTTTGTGAAAAATCCTTCCAAGTTTTGGATTAGGctgaggaaacacaaaagcactTTCAGCAAGTTGATGAGAAGAATGTGCAGTTTCTATTCCTCAGCCAGTAAGCTGGATGGCATAGTTTTGAAACCCGAACCCGATGACCTTTGCTGtgtcaaatggaaagaaaacGGCTATTATCGGGCTATGGTCACCAGATTAGATGACAAGAGTGTGGATGTGTTTCTAGTTGACCGTGGCAGTTTGGAAAATGTGGATTGGTATGACGTGAAGATGTTGCTTCCCCAGTTTAGGCGGCTACCCATATTGGCTCTCAGGTGCACACTAGCAGATATTTGGCCTTTGGGGAAAAATTGGAGCCAGGAggcagtttccttttttaaaaagaccgtACTCCACAAAGAATTAGTTATCCATGTCCTTGATAAGCAGGATAATCAATATGTTATTGAGATTCTTGATGAATCAAGAACAGGGGAAGAAAACATTAGTAAGGTAATTGCTCAAGCTGGGTATGCCAAGTATCAGGAatttgaaacaaaggaaaatattccCGGAAATGTCCACTCTCCAGGGCATGTTTCAAGCCATTTTACTGCTGAGAATGATAAAATATCTCCTGCCAAAAAGGTAGAAGTAGAACAGAAAGCCAAGAGCGACAATAAAACTACATCTGTTTCAGAAATTTTGACTGATACAACAGTCATTACAGATATTCCAACTGGACTAGTTgtgcaggaaaaagagaaaagagtatcTGTTTATTCTTCTCTTATACAGAATTTCTTGGAAATTAAGCCAGGCTCTTCTTGTAAAGGAGAGCTGAAAGTTGGAAGTACAGTAGAAGTCAAAGTGTCTTATGTTGAAAACCCTGGCTACTTCTGGTGTCAGCTGACCAGGAACATTCAAGGATTTAAAACTTTGATGTGTAATATCCAGGACTACTGCAAGAACACAGCTACTCCTTACCAGGGGACCACCCCCGCTTGTTTGGCAAAACGAACAGTAAATGGAAAATGGTCCAGGGCTGTGATTAGCAGGGCACAATCTGCAGAGCATGTCAAAGTAATGTTCGTGGATTATGGAGACAAAGAAATGGTATCTGTGAAGAATATTTACTCAATTAGTGAAGAATTTCTCAAGGTTAAGGCTCAGGCTTTTCGGTGCAGtctttataatttaattcaaCCAACTGGTCAAAATTCTTTTGCTTGGGATGAAAAGGCAATACAGGCTTTTAGTGAGTTTGTTGACAATGCATGGGAAGAGAATCTCGAATTAAAATGCACAATATTTGCTTTGGCTTCAGTACAAGATGAACTGTTTAATGTTGTGGATTTGCTCACACCCTTTCAGAGCGCATGCCATTTTTTGGTAGAAAAGAGACTCGCAAGACCAGTTAAACTTCAGAAGCCTCTGGAGGCCTCTGTTCAGTTACATTCTTTCTACTATTCGACACATGATATGAAAATTGGAAGTGAAGAATCCGTGTATATAACACATGTTGATGACCCTTGGACATTTTATTGCCAAGTGGGAAGAAATGCGAGTATTTTAGAACAGTTGTCCTGTAATATTACACAATTAAGTAAAGTTTTGCTGAATTTAAAAACATCTCCCTTGATCCCTGGAACCTTGTGCCTTGCCAAGTATACTGATGGAAACTGGTATAGGGGgataataatagaaaaagaaccaaataaagtcttttttgtGGATTTTGGAAACATTTGTGTGGTAACAAACAAGGATCTGCTTCCAATACCTAGTGATGCATATGATGTCTTACTTTTGCCCATGCAAGCTGTTAAATGTTCATTATCTGATATTCCTGACCATATACCAGAAGAAATTACAACATGGTTTCAGGAGACTATTTTAGATAAGTCATTGAAGGCTTTGGTTGTAGCAAAAGATCCAGATGGAAGACTGATTATAGAACTATATGATGACAGTATTCAAATTAATGCTAACATTAATGAGAAGTTAGGGCTACTCGGCTACAAAGgcgggacaaaaaaaaaagaaagtgaagcaCTCCTTGCTGCAACTGAAACTCTtgaaataaagaagcaaaatatgAAGTTGTCGCCTACAGAGTACATAAGTAAATCAGTAGAAAACAAATTACGTAGTATGGAGATATTGGGAGAATCTTACAAATCTAAGGTCACCTCAGCATGTAAGGAAACCAAGATTTTACGAAGTTCAACAAAGACAGACATAGTCACTCAGTATCAGGACTCTGTGGGAAATCAAGGTAATCAGGTGTGTCCCCTAAcaccagaaaagaaagaagaaagttttgCTGAGCCACCTTTGAAAGCGACAAAACTAGAAGCTACTCCTTCAGAGAGAAACATAGGAGATTTATATAACAAAgatttgcctttaaaattttctgactTCCCTCAGAAGATTATAATGCCTGGCTTTAAAACAGCTGTGTATGTTTCTCATATAAATGACCTTTCAGACTTTTATGTTCAATTAACAGAAGATGAAGCTGAAATCACTCATctttcagagaggttaaatgatccTAGAACGAGGCCAGAATATTATTCAGGTCCACCTTTGCAGAGAGGAGATGTAATATGTGCCATTTTTCCAGAAGACAGTTTATGGTATCGAGCTGTGGTCAAGGAACAGCAACCCAATGACCTTCTCTCTGTACAATTTATAGATTATGGCAATGTTTCTATGGTTCATACTAACAAGGTAGGTAAGCTTGACCTTATGAATGCACTGTTACCAGGATTGTGCATTCACTGCTCCTTGAGGGGACTTTGGGtccctgagattttaaaatgtaaggaaATGATGCATTACTTTTCTCGAAGGACAGATGAGGTTCAAATAAGATGTGAATTTGTTAAATTTCAAGGCAGATGGGAAGTTATTCTTGTGGATGAACATGGGATCATAGCAGAAGATATGATTAGCAGATATGCTTTCAGTGAAAAATCTCAAGTAGGACTTTctaatcaaataattaaaagtgCCTGCTCCAAGTCTGTAAACAAAACTGACATTGACACTTCACTGTTTCTTAACTGGTATAATCCAAAGATGAAGATGATAAGGGCTTATGCCACTGTGATAGATGGACCGGAGTATTTTTGGTGTCAGTTTGCCGATACTGAGAAACTTCAGTATTTAGAAGTAGAAGTACAAACTGCTGGAGAACAGGTAACAGATAGGCGAAGTTGTGTCCCATGCCCTCATATTGGAGATCCTTGCATAGTGAGATATAGAGAAGATGGACATTATTATCGGGCACTTATCACCAGTATTTGTGATGATTATCTTGTATCCGTCAGACTTGTAGACTTTGGAAACACTGAAGACTGTGTGGACCCCAAAGCCCTCTGGAACATTCCTTCTGAACTTTTGGTGGTCCCCATGCAAGCCTTTCCATGTTGCCTCTCAGGATTTAATATTTCAGAAGGTGTGTGCCCTCAGGAGGGAAATGACTACTTTTATGAAATAGTAACAGAAGATGTGTTGGAGATAACAATATTAGAAATCAAAAGGGATGTTTGTAATATCCCTTTAGCAGTTGTTGACTTGAAAAGCAAAGGCGAGAGtattaatgagaaaatgaagaaatattctaAGATTGGTATTAGTAACAGTGATCTGCCCTATGAAAAAAAAGGCCCAGAGATAAAGGGAGCCCTTGGGTCCCTCAGTCCTGAGGTTGGACTTAAGAAACCAAGTAGTAAAGCTGGACAAGAGAAAACACCGTATGTAGAGCCACAGACAGATGAGCTCTCTGAAAGAGTTGAAAAAGACTTCAACATTCTCGAAACCAAGCCAAGTAAATTCTATGCCCCTGACACTGATAACATTTTTGAAGCTTTTGAAAACCCATGCAAAGATAAAATTGGCCCCAAGGTCCTGGAAGGTGAAATAGAGTGCCATTTGGTTGACAAGGCCAAGTTTGATGACCAATACCTCATGACAGGATTCAACGCGTTACTACCGCAGGCGAGCGAAACAAAGGAGATACTAGAACTGAACTCCCTTGAGGTGCCCCTTTCCCCTGATGATGAATCCAAAGAGTTCCTGGAACTGGAGTCCACTGAGTTACAGCATTCCCTTGTTGGGGACGAAGAGAAGGAAGAGCTAGGCCTGGGGCCTCCCATCGCGCCGCTGCCCCAGGGCTGTGACCCAGAAGGCACCCTGCAGCCATTTACGGTGCGGCTTCCCCTCAGCTGTGACGTGGAGAAGCAGCTGGAACTCGCATTACCCACAGCCCAGCTGTGTCTGGATGACAGAATAAACCCTGTGTTGCTCAGAGCTGGTCAGAAGGCCCAAGGACCCACGTGTACGGAAGACACAAGAGAGTCAAGTTGTGTGGAATGTTTCGAGGACCAGCGCGGGTCACCACTGCACCTACACGGGAAGAATCGTGATCCCAACATGCAGACTGAAAcgaatatatataaagaagaatttatagAGTATAACAATAGAGATGCCATTTCATCATTGACTTTGTTCTCTGAAGAAGAATCCAGAGCCGGAAGGAAGCACCATGATAATGCTTTACAAGATCATGTCTTAG CTCAACCAGAGAAAACCTACACTCTGAAAGGATTTACTGTTGGATCCAAATGTGTTGTGTGGTCAAATCTAAGAAACACATGGTCTAAATGTGAGATTCTGGAAATCGCTGAAGAAGGCACAAGG